The proteins below are encoded in one region of Parvicella tangerina:
- the mraY gene encoding phospho-N-acetylmuramoyl-pentapeptide-transferase — MLYHLFEYLQEQNVPGAGLFQYISFRAGMAIIVSLLISMVMGGRLIRLLQRLQVGESIRDLGLEGQNEKAGTPTMGGLIILGSILVPTLLFAKLDNIYTITMLIATVWLGMIGFLDDYIKVFKKNKKGLAGKFKVVGQVGVGIIVGSLLYFHDDVVVKEKEYVVKEGVGQKGWTIYPPLSALEDGSGNELPMILQEGDLPSAPVIIDGEEIADEVDNGYVLEFMNSNGMLELMIEGKTEIDGVTFYKDDEGIYKYNEHKSHKTTIPFIKNNEFDYEWFGLGDLTWLIFIPLVIIIVTAVSNGANLTDGLDGLATGTSAIIGTTLAIFAYLSGNAIFADYLNIMYIPDAGELVIYISSFIGATIGFLWYNSYPAKVFMGDTGSLALGGIIATFAIAIRKELLIPVICGVFLIENVSVMMQVAYFKYTKKKTGEGKRVFLMAPLHHHYQKKGMHEAKIVARFWIVGIILAVLSIVTLKLR; from the coding sequence ATGCTTTACCACTTATTCGAATATCTACAAGAGCAAAATGTCCCAGGTGCGGGATTATTTCAATATATCTCCTTTCGAGCGGGTATGGCGATCATCGTTTCGCTGTTGATCTCAATGGTGATGGGAGGTCGTTTGATTCGGTTGCTCCAAAGACTACAGGTTGGTGAGTCTATTCGAGACCTAGGTCTGGAAGGACAAAATGAAAAAGCAGGAACGCCAACGATGGGTGGTCTGATCATTTTAGGGTCGATTCTGGTGCCAACATTGTTATTTGCAAAGCTGGATAATATCTATACCATCACCATGCTGATCGCTACGGTTTGGTTGGGAATGATCGGTTTCCTGGATGATTACATCAAGGTGTTTAAGAAGAATAAAAAAGGTCTGGCAGGGAAGTTTAAAGTCGTTGGGCAAGTTGGTGTTGGAATAATTGTAGGCTCGCTGTTGTATTTCCATGATGATGTAGTGGTGAAGGAGAAGGAGTACGTTGTGAAAGAAGGGGTTGGTCAGAAGGGCTGGACAATCTATCCGCCATTAAGCGCTTTGGAGGATGGTTCCGGTAATGAGCTTCCAATGATTTTGCAAGAAGGAGACCTACCGAGCGCTCCAGTGATAATCGATGGTGAAGAAATAGCTGATGAGGTGGATAATGGATATGTGCTTGAGTTTATGAATTCTAATGGAATGTTAGAGTTAATGATAGAAGGTAAGACAGAAATAGATGGTGTGACATTTTACAAAGACGATGAAGGAATCTACAAGTACAATGAGCACAAGTCTCATAAAACAACCATTCCATTCATTAAGAATAACGAATTCGATTACGAGTGGTTTGGACTTGGAGATCTTACCTGGTTGATCTTTATTCCCTTAGTCATCATTATTGTCACAGCCGTTTCGAATGGGGCTAACCTTACGGATGGATTGGATGGCTTAGCAACCGGTACAAGTGCGATTATTGGTACCACGTTAGCAATTTTCGCCTACCTGTCTGGTAATGCCATTTTCGCAGATTACCTAAACATCATGTACATCCCAGATGCGGGTGAGCTCGTGATCTATATCTCCTCATTTATTGGAGCAACTATCGGGTTCTTGTGGTATAACTCATACCCAGCAAAAGTGTTCATGGGAGATACAGGTTCGCTAGCCTTGGGTGGAATCATCGCCACGTTTGCGATTGCAATAAGAAAGGAACTATTGATCCCAGTGATCTGCGGAGTGTTCTTGATCGAGAACGTATCCGTGATGATGCAGGTGGCTTATTTCAAATACACAAAGAAGAAAACAGGAGAAGGAAAGAGAGTGTTCTTGATGGCGCCTTTGCACCATCATTACCAAAAGAAAGGAATGCATGAAGCGAAGATAGTTGCCAGGTTCTGGATTGTCGGGATCATACTGGCGGTACTATCTATCGTGACACTGAAATTGAGATAA
- a CDS encoding UDP-N-acetylmuramoyl-L-alanyl-D-glutamate--2,6-diaminopimelate ligase, with protein MKLLKDIIYGVRIEEVVGSTNIAIEYVAYDSRKVGKFTMFVALKGTQVDGHEFIDKAIALGAVSIVCEELPAEIKEGVTYVKAVNSSTALGIIAANFHDHPSEGIKLIGVTGTNGKTTSVTLLYDLFRLFGEKVGLISTVVNKIHNEEVESTHTTPNVLDLNELLSRMVERGCKYCFMEVSSHAVHQHRVHGVKFSGAVFTNISRDHLDYHGTFDAYIAAKKGFFDMLPADAFALVNADQTHAETMVQDTKAKVHTYSVTSPSEFKTKVIENSFQGLHLMIDNMDTHMKLIGDFNAYNATVAYAVAVLLKKDKLEVLAALTRLEPPAGRFQQYASETGITAIVDYAHTPDALENVLKTIKNIRKGNEMVITVVGCGGDRDKGKRPVMAEIATRLSDQVVLTSDNPRTEDPDLIIEDMKEGVAAENTPKVLAITSRREAINTACALAHGGDILLIAGKGHEDYQILGTEKVHFDDYEIVTETLKKLNK; from the coding sequence ATGAAATTATTAAAGGATATCATATACGGAGTTAGAATTGAGGAAGTGGTTGGGTCCACAAATATTGCTATAGAGTATGTGGCGTACGATTCTAGAAAAGTAGGAAAATTTACCATGTTTGTAGCGTTGAAGGGGACTCAAGTAGACGGACATGAGTTCATTGATAAGGCAATAGCGTTAGGTGCGGTAAGTATTGTCTGTGAAGAATTGCCTGCGGAGATTAAAGAAGGGGTTACTTATGTTAAGGCTGTCAACTCGTCAACTGCGTTAGGGATAATTGCAGCAAATTTCCACGATCATCCATCAGAAGGAATTAAGTTGATTGGTGTAACAGGCACTAATGGAAAGACAACATCGGTAACGCTTTTGTATGATCTGTTCCGCTTGTTCGGGGAAAAAGTAGGGTTGATTTCTACTGTAGTCAATAAAATCCATAATGAAGAGGTTGAATCTACGCATACTACACCAAATGTGTTGGACTTAAACGAACTCTTGTCAAGAATGGTTGAGAGAGGGTGTAAGTATTGTTTCATGGAAGTGAGCTCGCATGCTGTGCATCAGCATCGGGTTCACGGAGTGAAATTCTCTGGAGCTGTATTCACGAATATCTCCAGAGATCACTTGGATTATCATGGGACTTTCGATGCGTATATCGCTGCGAAAAAAGGGTTCTTTGATATGCTTCCAGCAGATGCGTTTGCATTGGTAAATGCAGATCAGACGCATGCAGAAACCATGGTGCAGGACACAAAGGCTAAGGTGCATACGTATAGTGTGACCTCTCCGTCTGAGTTTAAGACAAAGGTGATCGAAAACAGTTTCCAAGGACTTCATTTAATGATCGATAACATGGATACGCACATGAAGTTGATCGGTGACTTTAATGCATACAATGCTACCGTAGCGTATGCGGTGGCTGTGTTGTTGAAGAAAGATAAGTTGGAGGTGTTAGCTGCTTTAACAAGGCTGGAACCACCTGCTGGTCGTTTTCAGCAATATGCTTCTGAAACGGGAATCACAGCGATTGTTGATTATGCTCATACACCTGATGCATTGGAGAATGTACTGAAGACTATCAAGAATATCCGTAAAGGAAATGAAATGGTAATTACCGTAGTGGGATGTGGAGGAGATCGAGATAAGGGGAAACGCCCAGTGATGGCTGAGATCGCAACTCGACTATCCGATCAGGTTGTCTTAACATCAGATAATCCAAGAACGGAAGATCCAGATTTAATCATTGAAGATATGAAAGAAGGCGTAGCGGCTGAGAATACTCCAAAAGTTCTGGCGATAACATCACGCAGAGAAGCGATCAACACAGCTTGCGCTCTGGCGCACGGAGGAGATATTCTATTGATCGCAGGAAAAGGTCATGAAGACTATCAAATCCTTGGTACTGAAAAAGTGCATTTTGATGATTACGAAATAGTAACAGAAACCTTAAAAAAATTGAATAAATAA
- the murD gene encoding UDP-N-acetylmuramoyl-L-alanine--D-glutamate ligase produces the protein MRRIAILGAGESGVGAAILAKKEGFDVWVSDRGKLKDKHREVLLNNDIKWEEGVHTHEEIFKADEVIKSPGIPDTVPMIVELREKGIPVISEIEFAGRYVKPTAKKICITGSNGKTTTTMMLYHILSQAGLNVAVGGNVGKSFAALVAEGDYDYYVLELSSFQLDGMFDFKADIAILLNITPDHLDRYDYKFQNYVDSKFRIVQNQGPDDVFIYNYDDPTIQAENNKRNFKQRMYAFSHEVELTEGAWVTTNKQIQTNINNQQTNMSIHELAQQGKHNAYNSMASSIASRVLEIRKEIIRESLSDFQNVEHRLEFVASVHGIDFINDSKATNVNSTWYALESMQKPTIWIAGGVDKGNDYTMLEGLVKDRVEGIVCLGKDNSKLHKAFEGLVENIWDATSAEEAVGLGYRLAKKGYTVLLSPACASFDLFENYEERGNKFKRAVRSL, from the coding sequence ATGAGACGAATAGCAATACTAGGAGCGGGCGAAAGTGGAGTCGGAGCTGCTATTCTGGCAAAGAAAGAGGGGTTTGATGTGTGGGTGTCTGATAGGGGGAAACTCAAAGACAAACACAGAGAAGTTCTTTTAAATAATGACATAAAGTGGGAAGAAGGAGTGCATACGCACGAAGAGATCTTCAAAGCTGATGAGGTAATCAAAAGTCCGGGGATACCGGATACAGTGCCAATGATCGTTGAGTTGCGCGAGAAGGGTATTCCGGTTATTTCAGAAATCGAATTCGCAGGAAGATATGTGAAACCGACTGCTAAGAAGATTTGCATCACAGGAAGTAATGGTAAAACGACTACAACCATGATGTTGTATCACATCCTTTCACAAGCTGGACTCAACGTGGCCGTTGGTGGAAACGTTGGTAAAAGCTTTGCTGCACTCGTTGCCGAAGGTGATTATGACTACTATGTTCTTGAACTCAGTAGTTTTCAACTGGATGGAATGTTTGATTTTAAAGCAGACATTGCAATACTTCTGAATATCACACCAGACCATTTGGATCGATACGATTACAAATTCCAGAATTACGTGGATAGTAAATTCAGAATCGTTCAGAATCAAGGTCCTGATGATGTGTTCATCTACAACTACGATGACCCCACTATACAAGCAGAAAACAACAAACGAAATTTCAAGCAACGGATGTACGCTTTCTCTCACGAGGTAGAGCTGACTGAAGGAGCTTGGGTAACAACAAACAAACAAATACAAACTAACATTAACAACCAACAAACAAACATGTCTATTCACGAATTAGCACAGCAAGGTAAGCACAACGCTTACAATTCTATGGCGTCAAGTATCGCTAGTAGAGTATTAGAAATTAGAAAGGAAATTATCAGAGAATCATTATCTGATTTCCAAAATGTAGAACACAGATTGGAGTTCGTAGCATCAGTGCACGGAATCGATTTTATTAACGATTCAAAAGCTACGAATGTAAACTCTACCTGGTATGCTCTCGAAAGTATGCAAAAGCCTACGATCTGGATCGCAGGTGGTGTAGACAAAGGAAACGACTACACCATGCTTGAAGGATTAGTGAAGGATAGGGTAGAAGGAATCGTGTGTCTGGGAAAAGATAACTCAAAACTGCACAAAGCATTCGAGGGCTTGGTAGAGAACATCTGGGACGCGACTTCAGCTGAAGAAGCAGTTGGACTAGGTTACAGATTAGCCAAGAAAGGATACACGGTATTATTGTCTCCTGCTTGCGCAAGTTTTGATCTTTTTGAGAATTACGAAGAGAGAGGTAATAAGTTCAAAAGAGCGGTTAGATCATTATAA
- the mraZ gene encoding division/cell wall cluster transcriptional repressor MraZ produces the protein MTGFIGEYHCKLDAKGRLSLPADMRKQLSPDDADSFVISRGVDDCLSLYTMSEWDRVMEKLRSLNRFKAKDRKFARMFQKGATKLSLDSSGRLLFPKALMGWAGIQKDIVLVANVDLWEVWDKKRYEELLDSDWEEFEGLAAEVMGDGDDE, from the coding sequence ATGACGGGATTTATAGGGGAATATCACTGCAAACTAGATGCAAAAGGTCGGCTTTCATTGCCTGCTGATATGCGTAAGCAGTTGTCTCCTGATGATGCTGATTCGTTTGTGATCTCACGTGGAGTTGATGACTGTCTTTCGCTTTACACGATGTCTGAATGGGATCGGGTGATGGAAAAACTGAGAAGTCTCAACCGGTTTAAGGCTAAGGATAGAAAGTTTGCCCGCATGTTTCAAAAAGGGGCAACAAAGCTTTCGCTTGATTCTAGTGGAAGGTTGCTATTTCCAAAAGCCTTAATGGGTTGGGCTGGTATTCAGAAAGACATCGTCTTGGTGGCTAATGTTGATCTCTGGGAGGTCTGGGATAAGAAGCGTTATGAAGAGCTTCTTGATTCAGATTGGGAGGAGTTCGAAGGGTTGGCTGCTGAAGTTATGGGCGATGGCGATGACGAATGA
- a CDS encoding penicillin-binding protein, translated as MKEKSQIIRVYLVYVGVLLFAVAIFSRILYLQLWSDVELKEEVEQSTIKLKEIVAPRGNIFADNDQKTALALSVPRYDIRMDLVTVDSVLFEENVLALADSLSDLFGGVPMEWEQGLRVARAEGDMYYSIKNNCTHIQLQRLETFPILEQGQFRGGYIKIPKTIRVTPFKQLASRTIGYYRPATEVSKAYAVGLEGAYNKYLQGVDGELLMERIGGLGDDAWKPIPSEMNHEPIPGKDVYTTIDVNIQDVAHSALMKQMIEQNAQKGCAVLMEVETGYIKAIANLSKDTVNGGFKESFNHAVGMASEPGSTSKLASLMVALDDEVIRITDSIDMPGKYCFYGTCLHDSRPGGYGKNTIQYAFEVSSNVISKIINDNYATQPQMFVDGLKEIGIHKPLGLDIAGEGKPVIKDASDETFSGISLPWMAIGYEVLQTPLQTLALYNAVANNGMMVKPQFVKEIRMGNEVVEEFPPVVLNPMVCKVTTLLDLQKLLKGVVERGTAKNIKARGFEIAGKTGTAKIAEKGGYSDKYQASFVGYFPADAPKYSCVVVIQGPTKQIYGSAVSGTVFKEIADKVYASGLENTRADMGEQLAVSAYPYSKNGDRNELKKVFSKMGVPVKDNSSNANYVATITGDNNVELSPKQFADDQVPSVIGMGLIDAMFVLESRGLSVQVNGSGIVKNQSINPGTKLVKGQLIELDLI; from the coding sequence ATGAAAGAGAAGAGTCAGATCATAAGGGTGTATTTGGTGTACGTTGGTGTGTTGCTTTTTGCAGTTGCCATCTTCTCGCGTATTCTGTATTTACAGTTGTGGAGTGACGTAGAGTTGAAGGAAGAGGTGGAGCAGTCTACAATTAAGCTTAAAGAGATCGTAGCTCCTCGTGGAAATATCTTCGCAGATAATGATCAAAAGACGGCTTTGGCGCTTTCGGTTCCAAGGTATGATATCCGAATGGATCTGGTTACAGTTGATAGTGTGTTGTTTGAGGAAAATGTACTGGCATTGGCAGATAGTTTATCTGATTTATTTGGCGGAGTTCCGATGGAATGGGAGCAGGGTTTGAGAGTAGCGAGAGCTGAAGGTGATATGTATTATTCGATCAAGAATAACTGCACCCATATTCAACTTCAGCGATTGGAGACGTTTCCAATTCTGGAGCAAGGGCAGTTTCGAGGTGGGTACATCAAGATTCCAAAAACGATTCGAGTAACTCCTTTTAAACAGTTGGCGAGTAGAACAATTGGTTATTACCGACCTGCTACGGAGGTATCAAAGGCTTATGCTGTTGGTTTGGAAGGAGCGTACAATAAGTATTTGCAAGGGGTTGATGGGGAACTGCTGATGGAGCGTATTGGCGGTTTGGGAGATGATGCCTGGAAGCCGATTCCTAGTGAAATGAATCACGAGCCTATACCTGGAAAGGATGTTTATACGACTATTGATGTGAATATTCAAGATGTTGCGCATAGTGCGTTGATGAAGCAGATGATTGAGCAAAATGCTCAAAAGGGTTGTGCGGTTTTGATGGAAGTGGAGACGGGGTATATAAAGGCGATTGCAAACCTTTCGAAGGATACAGTAAATGGAGGGTTTAAAGAGTCTTTTAATCATGCTGTGGGGATGGCGTCAGAACCGGGTTCTACATCTAAGTTGGCTTCGTTAATGGTGGCGTTAGATGATGAGGTGATTCGCATTACCGATAGTATTGATATGCCTGGTAAGTATTGTTTTTATGGTACGTGTTTGCACGATTCTAGACCTGGAGGCTATGGTAAGAATACTATTCAATATGCTTTTGAGGTGTCTTCCAATGTTATTTCCAAGATCATTAATGACAACTACGCAACGCAGCCTCAAATGTTTGTAGATGGGTTGAAAGAGATAGGTATCCACAAGCCGTTAGGGTTGGATATTGCAGGAGAAGGAAAACCAGTGATCAAAGATGCTTCTGATGAAACATTCTCTGGGATCTCCTTGCCATGGATGGCGATTGGTTATGAAGTTTTGCAAACCCCGCTCCAAACGTTAGCGCTCTATAATGCGGTTGCTAACAACGGAATGATGGTTAAACCGCAATTTGTTAAAGAGATTCGAATGGGAAATGAAGTGGTTGAAGAGTTTCCTCCAGTAGTATTGAATCCGATGGTTTGTAAGGTGACAACTTTGCTAGACCTTCAGAAGCTGTTAAAAGGAGTGGTAGAAAGAGGTACGGCAAAGAATATTAAGGCTAGAGGATTTGAAATTGCCGGTAAGACGGGTACAGCGAAGATTGCTGAAAAAGGAGGTTACTCTGATAAGTATCAGGCTTCATTTGTAGGGTATTTCCCAGCAGACGCTCCCAAGTATTCGTGTGTGGTTGTAATCCAAGGGCCAACCAAGCAGATCTATGGTTCTGCAGTTTCAGGAACAGTTTTTAAAGAAATAGCGGATAAAGTTTATGCCAGTGGCTTGGAAAATACAAGGGCAGATATGGGAGAGCAATTGGCGGTTTCAGCTTATCCGTATTCTAAAAATGGAGATCGAAATGAATTGAAAAAGGTGTTCTCAAAAATGGGAGTACCAGTTAAGGATAATAGCAGTAATGCAAATTATGTTGCCACGATCACTGGTGATAATAATGTGGAGTTGAGTCCAAAGCAGTTCGCAGATGATCAGGTGCCTTCTGTTATTGGAATGGGGTTGATAGACGCAATGTTTGTGTTGGAATCTCGAGGTTTAAGTGTGCAGGTTAACGGCAGTGGAATAGTAAAGAATCAGTCCATAAACCCAGGCACAAAACTGGTGAAAGGACAATTAATTGAGTTGGATTTGATATAG
- the rsmH gene encoding 16S rRNA (cytosine(1402)-N(4))-methyltransferase RsmH yields the protein MAMTNDGYHIPVLLHDAVEMLVQDGAGVYVDVTFGGGGHSREVLNLLGDEGKLVAFDQDQDAKSNLIDDGRFEFVPQNFSFVKNNLRMLGLYPVDGLLADLGVSSHQFDTAERGFSFRFDAELDMRMDRQATLSAKVVVNEYEESELANVFWLYGELRNSRKLARVIVQARSEKRIVTVGQFKDVIKGLVPEMKQKKFLAQVFQALRIEVNDEMEVLRLLLEQLEHMIKVGGRVVFITYHSLEDRMVKNFIKTGNVKGKLEKDFYGNVIRPFKEVNRKPILPSDKEIEINPRSRSAKMRVAERI from the coding sequence ATGGCGATGACGAATGATGGTTATCACATACCAGTTCTTTTACATGATGCTGTAGAAATGCTTGTGCAGGATGGTGCAGGAGTGTATGTGGATGTGACGTTTGGTGGAGGTGGTCATTCGAGAGAGGTGCTCAATCTACTGGGTGATGAAGGTAAGTTGGTGGCGTTCGATCAAGATCAGGATGCCAAGAGTAACTTAATCGATGATGGTAGGTTTGAGTTTGTTCCTCAGAACTTTTCTTTTGTCAAGAATAATCTACGAATGCTTGGTCTTTATCCGGTAGATGGTCTGTTGGCTGATCTGGGGGTGTCTTCTCATCAGTTTGATACGGCTGAAAGGGGGTTTTCTTTTCGGTTTGATGCGGAGTTGGATATGCGAATGGATCGTCAGGCTACCCTTAGTGCTAAGGTGGTGGTAAATGAGTATGAGGAGTCTGAGTTAGCGAATGTCTTCTGGTTGTACGGAGAGTTAAGGAATTCAAGAAAGTTGGCCAGAGTGATTGTTCAGGCCCGGTCTGAAAAAAGGATTGTTACCGTAGGGCAATTTAAAGATGTGATAAAGGGGTTGGTGCCAGAAATGAAACAGAAGAAGTTTTTGGCTCAAGTCTTTCAGGCTTTAAGAATAGAGGTGAATGATGAGATGGAGGTGTTGAGGTTGTTGCTAGAGCAATTGGAGCATATGATTAAGGTGGGAGGAAGAGTGGTGTTTATTACTTATCACTCTTTAGAAGATAGGATGGTGAAGAATTTTATTAAGACAGGAAATGTGAAGGGGAAGTTAGAGAAGGATTTCTACGGAAATGTAATAAGGCCTTTTAAGGAGGTGAATCGAAAGCCGATTCTGCCTTCAGATAAAGAAATCGAAATAAACCCGAGGTCACGGAGTGCAAAAATGCGTGTGGCTGAAAGAATATGA
- a CDS encoding 1-acyl-sn-glycerol-3-phosphate acyltransferase — protein sequence MGKKKKPDISTVPEEHRLIDVEKAIKDKNPRLLKWMPGLLLRYIKKTLHQDELNNIIYRNSHKEGKDFLDAGIEEFELNITYRGLENIPKEGGVYLTANHPLGGLDGVAMLSLVSKVRIDLKFFVNDLLMQIKNFGPFFVPVNKHGLNGKEYKKRFEEVYSSDQCLLIFPAGLVSRKQKKGKIEDLQWKKSIIQKAIEHNKPIVPIHISAKNSNKFYNIAKWRKKFGVKANLEMFFLADEMFRQRGKTIHFEIGKPIPASHWDSSKKPEEWVQWLKEKVYSLPSS from the coding sequence ATGGGTAAAAAGAAGAAGCCAGACATATCAACTGTTCCAGAAGAACACAGATTGATCGATGTTGAAAAAGCGATTAAAGACAAGAATCCCAGACTTCTTAAATGGATGCCAGGACTCTTATTGAGGTACATCAAGAAGACCCTGCACCAGGACGAGCTAAACAACATTATTTACCGGAATAGTCACAAAGAAGGCAAAGACTTTCTGGATGCTGGCATCGAAGAGTTTGAACTCAACATCACCTACAGAGGGCTTGAAAACATCCCAAAAGAAGGAGGTGTTTACCTCACTGCAAACCACCCTCTTGGAGGACTAGATGGTGTTGCCATGCTAAGTCTGGTGAGCAAAGTGAGGATTGACCTCAAATTTTTTGTCAATGACCTACTCATGCAAATCAAGAATTTTGGCCCTTTTTTCGTTCCAGTAAACAAACATGGCTTAAATGGAAAGGAGTACAAAAAGCGATTTGAGGAAGTCTACAGCTCCGATCAGTGCTTGTTGATTTTTCCTGCTGGTTTAGTATCCAGAAAACAAAAGAAAGGCAAAATTGAAGATCTTCAATGGAAGAAAAGCATCATTCAAAAAGCCATAGAACACAACAAACCTATCGTCCCAATTCACATTTCAGCTAAGAACAGTAACAAGTTTTATAACATCGCAAAATGGCGTAAAAAGTTTGGCGTAAAAGCAAACCTTGAAATGTTCTTTCTGGCAGATGAGATGTTCAGACAGCGTGGTAAAACCATTCATTTTGAAATTGGAAAACCTATTCCAGCTTCTCATTGGGACAGTTCGAAAAAGCCAGAAGAATGGGTTCAATGGCTGAAAGAGAAAGTCTATAGTCTACCTTCTAGCTAA
- a CDS encoding GNAT family N-acetyltransferase gives MISLEEPLTIDVPEKDKMVNVEKALADKNPKLLRLMPKPVLKYVKKTVREDQINSVIYRNRNKKGWDFLDGVLNELGVNISVNGIENIPKDGGVFLAANHPMGGLDGMAFMHVVGSVRRDFKFFVNDLLMQVDNLVDNFIPVNVFGDNSEEYRQAFNAAYTSEEAVLIFPAGMVSRRHRKPSSDKIQKTAKKHIEDLLWKRSIVEKAAEFKKDIIPVHIHGFNSKRFYNVGYYRKKIFIEANLELFYLPDELFTQRGNTIHFEIGKPIPGSHFDNSKTSAEWVQWLKEHVYSLPQDHQH, from the coding sequence GTGATTTCTCTGGAAGAACCATTGACTATTGATGTTCCTGAAAAGGACAAGATGGTTAACGTTGAAAAAGCGTTAGCAGATAAGAACCCCAAACTACTCAGACTGATGCCAAAACCAGTTCTGAAATACGTCAAGAAAACGGTTCGTGAGGATCAAATTAATTCAGTCATCTATCGAAATAGAAATAAAAAAGGGTGGGATTTTTTAGATGGTGTCCTAAACGAACTCGGGGTCAACATATCTGTCAATGGAATTGAGAACATCCCAAAGGATGGAGGAGTTTTTTTGGCGGCCAACCATCCCATGGGCGGGTTAGACGGAATGGCATTTATGCATGTTGTTGGGAGCGTGAGAAGAGACTTCAAATTCTTCGTAAATGACCTTCTGATGCAGGTGGACAATCTGGTAGACAATTTCATACCAGTAAACGTGTTTGGAGACAATAGCGAAGAATACAGACAAGCATTCAACGCAGCCTACACCTCTGAAGAAGCAGTCTTAATATTTCCAGCAGGAATGGTATCCAGAAGACACCGAAAACCATCGTCTGACAAGATCCAAAAAACCGCAAAAAAACATATTGAAGACCTACTCTGGAAACGAAGCATCGTGGAAAAAGCAGCAGAATTCAAAAAAGACATCATCCCTGTTCACATTCATGGATTCAATTCAAAGCGCTTCTACAACGTGGGCTACTATCGTAAAAAGATATTCATTGAAGCAAACCTTGAACTCTTCTACTTACCCGATGAACTATTTACACAACGAGGTAACACCATCCACTTTGAGATTGGAAAACCCATCCCTGGATCCCACTTTGACAACTCTAAAACATCGGCAGAGTGGGTGCAGTGGTTGAAGGAACACGTTTATTCTTTACCACAAGACCACCAGCACTAA
- a CDS encoding FtsL-like putative cell division protein translates to MSEEKKNIKSVAKKLNPKGLVSGELLQDGKVLKNLPFLSYVAFLMILYIAYGYYADNTIRSLSSEEKRSDELYSELQSLMEVYNQKSLQSAVAEKLEGKKIYEAKDPPRVIWLEERK, encoded by the coding sequence ATGAGTGAAGAAAAGAAAAATATCAAAAGTGTTGCAAAGAAATTAAATCCCAAGGGGTTGGTTTCTGGTGAATTGCTGCAGGATGGAAAGGTGTTGAAAAACCTGCCCTTTCTATCGTATGTGGCGTTTTTGATGATTCTCTATATCGCTTATGGCTACTACGCTGATAATACAATTCGGTCGCTTAGTTCTGAAGAGAAGAGATCGGATGAGTTGTATTCTGAGTTGCAGTCACTGATGGAGGTTTACAACCAGAAAAGTTTGCAGAGTGCCGTTGCAGAGAAATTAGAGGGTAAAAAAATATATGAAGCCAAAGATCCGCCTAGGGTGATTTGGTTAGAAGAACGTAAATGA